The Rattus rattus isolate New Zealand chromosome X, Rrattus_CSIRO_v1, whole genome shotgun sequence genome has a window encoding:
- the LOC116887807 gene encoding small nuclear ribonucleoprotein G-like encodes MSKAHPPELKKFMDKKLSLKLNGGRRGQQNNSGVVVIRGNSIIMLEALERV; translated from the coding sequence ATGAGCAAAGCCCACCCTCCCGAACTGAAAAAGTTTATGGACAAGAAGTTGTCATTGAAGTTAAATGGTGGCAGACGTGGGCAACAGAACAACAGCGGAGTGGTGGTCATCCGAGGAAACAGCATCATCATGTTAGAAGCCTTGGAAAGAGTCTAG